In Piliocolobus tephrosceles isolate RC106 chromosome 12, ASM277652v3, whole genome shotgun sequence, one DNA window encodes the following:
- the UBA1 gene encoding ubiquitin-like modifier-activating enzyme 1 isoform X1, with amino-acid sequence MGTSDGSRDRRPSSRTSVVHPRPGALQGPALPSSAQTLASLVRRRWFALPLPRGFSSSLAGRRGFRPAQGMSSSPLSKKRRVSGPDPKPGSNCSPAQSVLSEVPSVPTNGMAKNGSEADIDEGLYSRQLYVLGHEAMKRLQTSSVLVSGLRGLGVEIAKNIILGGVKAVTLHDQGTAQWADLSSQFYLREEDIGKNRAKVSQPHLAELNSYVPVTAYTGPLVEDFLRDFQVVVLTNTPLEDQLRVGEFCHSRGIKLVVADTRGLFGQLFCDFGEEMILTDSNGEQPLSAMVSMVTKDNPGVVTCLDEARHGFESGDFVSFSEVQGMVELNGNQPMEIKVLGPYTFSICDTSNFSDYIRGGIVSQVKVPKKISFKSLVASLAEPDFVMTDFAKFSHPAQLHIGFQALHRFCAQHGRPPRPRNEEDAAELVALAQAVNARALPAVQQENLDEDLIRKLAYVAAGDLAPINAFIGGLAAQEVMKACSGKFMPIMQWLYFDALECLPEDKEALTEDKCLPRQNRYDGQVAVFGSDLQEKLGKQKYFLVGAGAIGCELLKNFAMIGLGCREGGEIIVTDMDTIEKSNLNRQFLFRPWDVTKLKSDTAAAAVRQMNPHIRVTSHQNRVGPDTERIYDDDFFQNLDGVANALDNVDARMYMDRRCVYYRKPLLESGTLGTKGNVQVVIPFLTESYSSSQDPPEKSIPICTLKNFPNAIEHTLQWARDEFEGLFKQPAENVNQYLTDPKFVERTLRLAGTQPLEVLEAVQRSLVLQRPQTWADCVTWACHHWHTQYSNNIRQLLHNFPPDQLTSSGAPFWSGPKRCPHPLTFDVNNPLHLDYVMAAANLFAQTYGLTGSQDRAAVATFLQSVQVPEFTPKSGVKIHVSDQELQSANASVDDSRLEELKATLPSPNRLPGFKMYPIDFEKDDDSNFHMDFIVAASNLRAENYDIPPADRHKSKLIAGKIIPAIATTTAAVVGLVCLELYKVVQGHRQLDSYKNGFLNLALPFFGFSEPLAAPRHQYYNQEWTLWDRFEVQGLQPNGDEMTLKQFLDYFKTEHKLEITMLSQGVSMLYSFFMPAAKLKERLDQPMTEIVSRVSKRKLGRHVRALVLELCCNDESGEDVEVPYVRYTIR; translated from the exons ATGGGCACCAGCGACGGGAGCAGGGACCGACGCCCCTCTAGCAGAACATCTGTGGTACATCCCAGACCCGGGGCTCTCCAAGGCCCCGCGCTTCCGAGCTCCGCGCAAACTCTGGCTTCTCTTGTACGACGGAGGTGGTTTGCTCTTCCGTTGCCCCGTGGCTTCAGCTCATCTTTGGCAGGAAGGCGAGGCTTCCGCCCGGCACAGGGG atgTCCAGCTCGCCGCTGTCCAAGAAACGTCGCGTGTCCGGGCCTGATCCAAAGCCGGGTTCTAACTGCTCCCCTGCCCAGTCCGTGTTGTCCGAAGTGCCCTCGGTACCAACCAAC GGAATGGCCAAGAACGGCAGTGAAGCAGACATAGACGAGGGCCTTTACTCCCGGCAGCT GTATGTGTTGGGCCATGAGGCAATGAAGCGGCTCCAGACATCCAGTGTCCTGGTATCAGGCCTGCGGGGCCTGGGCGTGGAGATCGCTAAGAACATCATCCTTGGTGGGGTCAAGGCTGTCACCCTACATGACCAGGGCACTGCCCAGTGGGCTGATCTTTCCTCCCAG TTCTACCTGCGGGAGGAGGACATTGGTAAAAACCGGGCCAAGGTATCACAGCCCCACCTCGCTGAGCTCAACAGCTATGTGCCTGTCACTGCCTACACTGGACCCCTCGTTGAGGACTTCCTTCGTGATTTCCAG GTGGTGGTGCTCACCAACACCCCCCTGGAGGACCAGCTGCGAGTGGGTGAGTTCTGTCACAGCCGTGGCATCAAGCTGGTGGTGGCAGACACAAGGGGCCTGTTTGG GCAGCTCTTCTGTGACTTTGGAGAGGAAATGATCCTCACAGATTCCAATGGGGAGCAGCCGCTCAGTGCTATGGTTTCTATGGTTACCAAG GATAACCCTGGTGTGGTTACCTGCCTGGATGAGGCCCGACACGGGTTTGAAAGTGGGGACTTTGTCTCCTTTTCAGAAGTACAGGGCATGGTTGAACTCAACGGAAATCAGCCCATGGAGATCAAAGTCCTGG GTCCTTATACCTTTAGCATCTGTGACACCTCCAACTTCTCCGACTATATCCGTGGAGGCATCGTCAGTCAGGTCAAAGTACCTAAGAAGATTAGCTTT AAATCCTTGGTGGCCTCACTGGCAGAACCTGACTTTGTGATGACGGACTTCGCCAAGTTTTCTCACCCTGCCCAGCTGCACATAGGCTTCCAGGCCCTGCACCGGTTCTGTGCTCAGCATGGCCGGCCACCTCGGCCCCGCAatgag GAGGATGCAGCAGAACTGGTAGCCTTAGCACAGGCTGTGAATGCTCGAGCCCTGCCAGCAGTGCAGCAAGAGAACCTGGACGAGGACCTCATCCGGAAGTTGGCATATGTTGCTGCTGGGGATCTGGCACCCATAAACGCCTTCATTGGGGGCCTGGCTGCCCAGGAAGTCATGAAA gCCTGCTCCGGGAAGTTCATGCCCATCATGCAGTGGCTATACTTTGATGCCCTTGAGTGTCTCCCTGAGGACAAAGAGGCCCTCACGGAGGACAAGTGCCTCCCA CGCCAGAACCGTTATGATGGGCAAGTGGCTGTGTTTGGCTCAGACCTGCAAGAGAAGCTGGGCAAGCAGAAGTATTTCCTG GTGGGTGCGGGGGCCATTGGCTGTGAGCTGCTCAAGAACTTTGCCATGATTGGGCTGGGCTGCAGGGAGGGTGGAGAAATCATCGTTACAGACATGGACACCATTGAGAAGTCAAATCTGAATCGACAGTTTCTTTTCCGGCCCTGGGATGTCACG AAGTTAAAGTCTGACACGGCCGCCGCAGCTGTGCGccagatgaatccacatatccgGGTGACAAGCCACCAGAACCGTGTGGGTCCTGACACAGAGCGCATCTATGATGACGATTTTTTCCAAAACCTAGATGGCGTGGCCAATGCTCTGGACAACGTGGATGCCC GCATGTACATGGACCGCCGCTGCGTCTACTACCGGAAGCCACTGCTGGAGTCAGGCACACTGGGCACCAAAGGCAACGTGCAGGTGGTGATCCCCTTCCTGACAGAGTCGTACAGTTCCAGCCAGGACCCACCTGAGAAGTCTATCCCCATCTGTACCCTGAAGAACTTCCCTAATGCCATCGAGCACACCCTGCAG TGGGCTCGGGATGAGTTTGAAGGCCTCTTCAAGCAGCCAGCAGAAAATGTCAACCAGTACCTCAC AGACCCCAAGTTTGTGGAGCGAACACTGCGGCTGGCAGGCACCCAGCCCTTGGAGGTGCTGGAGGCTGTGCAGCGCAGCCTGGTGCTGCAGCGACCACAGACCTGGGCTGACTGCGTGACCTGGGCCTGCCACCACTGGCACACCCAGTACTCAAACAACATCCGGCAGCTGCTGCACAACTTCCCTCCTGACCAG CTCACAAGCTCAGGAGCCCCTTTCTGGTCTGGGCCCAAACGCTGTCCACACCCGCTCACCTTTGATGTCAACAAC CCCCTGCATCTGGACTATGTGATGGCTGCTGCCAACCTGTTTGCCCAGACCTACGGGCTGACAGGCTCTCAGGACCGAGCTGCTGTGGCCACATTCCTGCAGTCTGTGCAGGTCCCCGAATTCACCCCCAAGTCTGGCGTCAAGATCCATGTTTCTGACCAGGAGCTGCAGAGCGCCAATGCCTCTGTTG ATGACAGTCGTCTAGAGGAGCTCAAAGCTACTCTGCCCAGCCCAAACAGGCTCCCTGGATTCAAGATGTACCCCATTGACTTTGAGAAG GATGATGACAGCAACTTTCATATGGATTTTATTGTGGCTGCATCCAACCTCCGGGCTGAAAACTATGACATTCCTCCTGCAGACCGGCACAAG AGCAAGCTGATTGCAGGGAAGATCATCCCAGCCATTGCCACGACCACAGCAGCCGTGGTTGGCCTTGTGTGTCTGGAGCTGTACAAGGTTGTGCAGGGGCACCGACAGCTTGACTCCTACAAGAATGGTTTCCTCAACTTGGCCCTGCCTTTCTTCGGTTTCTCTGAACCCCTTGCTGCACCACGTCACCAG TACTATAACCAAGAGTGGACATTGTGGGATCGCTTTGAGGTACAAGGGCTGCAGCCTAATGGTGACGAGATGACCCTCAAACAGTTCCTCGACTACTTTAAG ACAGAGCACAAATTAGAGATCACCATGCTGTCTCAGGGCGTGTCCATGCTCTATTCCTTCTTCATGCCAGCTGCCAAGCTCAAGGAACGGTTGGATCAGCC GATGACAGAGATTGTGAGCCGTGTGTCGAAGCGAAAACTGGGCCGCCACGTGCGGGCGCTGGTGCTTGAGCTGTGCTGTAACGACGAGAGTGGCGAGGATGTCGAGGTTCCCTATGTCCGATACACCATCCGCTGA